The Euphorbia lathyris chromosome 2, ddEupLath1.1, whole genome shotgun sequence genome includes a window with the following:
- the LOC136219904 gene encoding inactive beta-amylase 9 isoform X2 — MSLIGSSQATVRGAELAIREQLRCCFPRRDINRVSFVDSTPLWRNSRLRLNRFTLKAIQIEPLRSDSLSSHAPSSSSKSNGVRLFVGLPLDAVSDCNTVNHTRAITAGLKALKLLGVEGVELPIWWGVVEKEAMGKYEWSGYLSLAEMVQKAGLKLHVSLCFHADQQHKLSLPLWVSRIGESEPDIFFKDRSGLHCKDCLSFAVDNLPVLDGKTPIEVYQDFCESFKSSFSRFMGSTITGITMGLGPNGELRYPSHHKAAKGSNGVGEFQCYDRNMLKILKQHAEATGNPLWGTGGPHDAPSYNELPNSNNFFNDNGGSWESTYGDFFLSWYSNQLLFHGDRLLSLASAAFGNSNVAIYAKLPLVHSWYKTRAHPSELTAGFYSTALKDGYEPISKMFARNSCKMILPGMDLLDEHQPQQSLSSPESLLAKIRMACRKFGVEISGQNSLISRAPYHFKQIRKSIAGENMVDLFTYQRMGAEFFSPEHFPPFTEFVRNLNQVEMHTDDLPEEEEHAGESLSRTSSGSSVEMQAV; from the exons ATGTCCTTGATCGGAAGTTCTCAGGCGACGGTTCGAGGAGCCGAATTAGCGATCAGAGAGCAGCTGAGGTGCTGTTTTCCTCGAAGAGACATTAATAGGGTTTCCTTCGTTGATTCAACTCCGTTATGGAGAAATTCTCGGCTTCGCTTGAATCGATTCACCTTAAAAGCTATCCAGATTGAACCCCTCCGATCTGATTCCCTCTCTAGTCATGCTCCTTCTTCAAGCTCCAAATCG AATGGTGTAAGATTATTTGTTGGGTTGCCCTTGGATGCAGTTTCAGATTGCAATACAGTTAACCATACAAGAGCCATTACAGCAGGACTTAAAGCTCTGAAACTATTAGGGGTTGAAGGTGTGGAGCTCCCAATATGGTGGGGAGTAGTTGAGAAAGAAGCCATGGGAAAGTATGAATGGTCTGGCTATCTTTCTCTTGCAGAGATGGTTCAGAAAGCAGGTCTTAAGCTCCATGTATCACTCTGTTTCCATGCTGATCAACAGCATAAACTATCATTGCCTCTGTGGGTTTCTCGTATTGGTGAATCAGAACCTGATATTTTCTTCAAGGATAGGTCAGGCCTTCATTGCAAAGATTGCCTTTCATTTGCTGTTGATAATCTTCCTGTTCTCGATGGGAAAACGCCCATCGAAGTTTATCAGGACTTTTGCGAGAGCTTCAAGTCTTCGTTCTCTCGTTTCATGGGTTCAACAATCACG GGAATCACAATGGGTCTCGGACCGAATGGTGAGCTAAGATATCCTTCTCATCATAAGGCAGCAAAAGGTAGCAATGGAGTTGGAGAGTTCCAATGTTACGACCGAAACATGCTCAAGATTCTTAAGCAACATGCTGAAGCAACCGGTAACCCTTTATGGGGAACTGGCGGTCCTCATGATGCACCCAGTTACAACGAGTTACCAAACTCCAACAACTTCTTCAATGACAATGGTGGATCTTGGGAGTCTACCTATGGGGACTTCTTCCTTTCCTGGTATTCGAACCAGCTCTTGTTTCACGGAGATCGCCTCCTCTCCCTCGCCTCTGCTGCTTTTGGCAACTCGAACGTAGCAATTTATGCTAAACTCCCACTTGTGCACTCATGGTACAAAACTCGAGCTCACCCTTCCGAGCTAACAGCTGGGTTCTACAGCACAGCGCTCAAAGATGGCTATGAACCAATTTCCAAAATGTTTGCAAGGAATTCCTGCAAGATGATCTTACCAGGAATGGACCTGTTAGATGAACATCAGCCCCAGCAGTCGTTATCAAGCCCCGAGTCCTTACTTGCAAAAATTCGGATGGCTTGCAGAAAGTTCGGGGTGGAGATTTCTGGGCAGAACTCATTGATTTCTAGAGCTCCTTATCATTTTAAGCAGATCAGGAAGAGCATAGCGGGCGAAAACATGGTAGACCTGTTCACTTATCAGAGAATGGGAGCAGAATTTTTCTCACCGGAGCATTTTCCTCCATTCACGGAATTTGTTAGAAACCTTAACCAAGTAGAAATGCATACAGATGATCTTCCTGAGGAAGAGGAACATGCTGGTGAATCTCTATCCCGGACTAGTTCGGGATCAAGTGTTGAAATGCAGGCAGTATAG
- the LOC136219904 gene encoding inactive beta-amylase 9 isoform X1 — protein sequence MSLIGSSQATVRGAELAIREQLRCCFPRRDINRVSFVDSTPLWRNSRLRLNRFTLKAIQIEPLRSDSLSSHAPSSSSKSQNGVRLFVGLPLDAVSDCNTVNHTRAITAGLKALKLLGVEGVELPIWWGVVEKEAMGKYEWSGYLSLAEMVQKAGLKLHVSLCFHADQQHKLSLPLWVSRIGESEPDIFFKDRSGLHCKDCLSFAVDNLPVLDGKTPIEVYQDFCESFKSSFSRFMGSTITGITMGLGPNGELRYPSHHKAAKGSNGVGEFQCYDRNMLKILKQHAEATGNPLWGTGGPHDAPSYNELPNSNNFFNDNGGSWESTYGDFFLSWYSNQLLFHGDRLLSLASAAFGNSNVAIYAKLPLVHSWYKTRAHPSELTAGFYSTALKDGYEPISKMFARNSCKMILPGMDLLDEHQPQQSLSSPESLLAKIRMACRKFGVEISGQNSLISRAPYHFKQIRKSIAGENMVDLFTYQRMGAEFFSPEHFPPFTEFVRNLNQVEMHTDDLPEEEEHAGESLSRTSSGSSVEMQAV from the exons ATGTCCTTGATCGGAAGTTCTCAGGCGACGGTTCGAGGAGCCGAATTAGCGATCAGAGAGCAGCTGAGGTGCTGTTTTCCTCGAAGAGACATTAATAGGGTTTCCTTCGTTGATTCAACTCCGTTATGGAGAAATTCTCGGCTTCGCTTGAATCGATTCACCTTAAAAGCTATCCAGATTGAACCCCTCCGATCTGATTCCCTCTCTAGTCATGCTCCTTCTTCAAGCTCCAAATCG CAGAATGGTGTAAGATTATTTGTTGGGTTGCCCTTGGATGCAGTTTCAGATTGCAATACAGTTAACCATACAAGAGCCATTACAGCAGGACTTAAAGCTCTGAAACTATTAGGGGTTGAAGGTGTGGAGCTCCCAATATGGTGGGGAGTAGTTGAGAAAGAAGCCATGGGAAAGTATGAATGGTCTGGCTATCTTTCTCTTGCAGAGATGGTTCAGAAAGCAGGTCTTAAGCTCCATGTATCACTCTGTTTCCATGCTGATCAACAGCATAAACTATCATTGCCTCTGTGGGTTTCTCGTATTGGTGAATCAGAACCTGATATTTTCTTCAAGGATAGGTCAGGCCTTCATTGCAAAGATTGCCTTTCATTTGCTGTTGATAATCTTCCTGTTCTCGATGGGAAAACGCCCATCGAAGTTTATCAGGACTTTTGCGAGAGCTTCAAGTCTTCGTTCTCTCGTTTCATGGGTTCAACAATCACG GGAATCACAATGGGTCTCGGACCGAATGGTGAGCTAAGATATCCTTCTCATCATAAGGCAGCAAAAGGTAGCAATGGAGTTGGAGAGTTCCAATGTTACGACCGAAACATGCTCAAGATTCTTAAGCAACATGCTGAAGCAACCGGTAACCCTTTATGGGGAACTGGCGGTCCTCATGATGCACCCAGTTACAACGAGTTACCAAACTCCAACAACTTCTTCAATGACAATGGTGGATCTTGGGAGTCTACCTATGGGGACTTCTTCCTTTCCTGGTATTCGAACCAGCTCTTGTTTCACGGAGATCGCCTCCTCTCCCTCGCCTCTGCTGCTTTTGGCAACTCGAACGTAGCAATTTATGCTAAACTCCCACTTGTGCACTCATGGTACAAAACTCGAGCTCACCCTTCCGAGCTAACAGCTGGGTTCTACAGCACAGCGCTCAAAGATGGCTATGAACCAATTTCCAAAATGTTTGCAAGGAATTCCTGCAAGATGATCTTACCAGGAATGGACCTGTTAGATGAACATCAGCCCCAGCAGTCGTTATCAAGCCCCGAGTCCTTACTTGCAAAAATTCGGATGGCTTGCAGAAAGTTCGGGGTGGAGATTTCTGGGCAGAACTCATTGATTTCTAGAGCTCCTTATCATTTTAAGCAGATCAGGAAGAGCATAGCGGGCGAAAACATGGTAGACCTGTTCACTTATCAGAGAATGGGAGCAGAATTTTTCTCACCGGAGCATTTTCCTCCATTCACGGAATTTGTTAGAAACCTTAACCAAGTAGAAATGCATACAGATGATCTTCCTGAGGAAGAGGAACATGCTGGTGAATCTCTATCCCGGACTAGTTCGGGATCAAGTGTTGAAATGCAGGCAGTATAG